The following proteins are co-located in the Chitinivibrionales bacterium genome:
- a CDS encoding acetoin utilization protein AcuC: protein MSFTKTAFIHSEEIERYHYPDMCPFKTERAGMTKSLLKSMGLFGGGNSFEAAPVAITEKEANQFHTKRYLNILKRISTTGDMKSDDFFYGLGTEETPVFYDLFPYSMLAAGATVTGARLLLEGAAGRVFNPSGGYHHALPEKAGGFCYINDIALGCKTLAKAGKRVLCLDLDAHHGNGTQHAFYKNSDVFTISIHESGKSLYPWGGFEDEIGEGRGAGYNVNIPIPPGTDDDAYLFIFETLVPPLIEFYDPDVIVCEIGMDILAGDPLTHLNMTNNVFAEILPDIMQLNKPMLVTGGGGYIPRKTARGWALVWTILNDMESAIEEPLGMGGVFLGSNEWQGGLRDMRVYSRGTKHSRIHTEIAETIRKIESTVFKMHKI, encoded by the coding sequence ATGAGTTTTACAAAAACAGCATTTATTCATTCGGAAGAAATCGAACGGTACCATTATCCCGACATGTGTCCTTTTAAAACAGAACGTGCGGGAATGACAAAGTCGCTGTTGAAATCCATGGGACTTTTTGGCGGCGGCAACAGCTTTGAGGCTGCTCCTGTGGCGATTACGGAAAAGGAAGCCAACCAGTTTCACACCAAACGATATCTTAATATTCTGAAACGGATATCCACCACCGGCGACATGAAATCCGACGATTTCTTTTACGGATTAGGGACTGAAGAAACGCCGGTATTTTATGATCTTTTCCCCTATTCCATGCTTGCCGCCGGAGCCACCGTTACCGGTGCCCGCCTGCTCTTAGAAGGGGCTGCCGGACGGGTGTTCAATCCATCAGGGGGATACCATCACGCACTCCCCGAAAAAGCAGGTGGTTTCTGCTATATTAACGATATCGCACTCGGCTGCAAAACCCTGGCAAAGGCCGGAAAACGGGTCCTCTGTCTCGACCTCGACGCTCATCACGGTAACGGCACGCAGCATGCGTTCTATAAAAACAGTGATGTTTTCACCATTTCAATTCATGAAAGCGGCAAATCACTCTACCCCTGGGGTGGCTTTGAAGATGAGATCGGTGAAGGCAGAGGGGCCGGATACAATGTCAATATTCCGATTCCTCCCGGCACCGATGACGATGCCTATTTATTTATTTTCGAAACTCTGGTTCCGCCTCTTATCGAATTTTATGATCCTGATGTCATCGTCTGTGAAATCGGCATGGATATCCTTGCCGGAGACCCGCTTACCCATCTGAACATGACCAACAACGTGTTTGCCGAAATCCTGCCTGATATTATGCAGCTCAACAAACCCATGCTTGTCACCGGCGGCGGCGGCTATATCCCCCGAAAAACCGCCCGCGGATGGGCCCTGGTCTGGACTATCCTTAATGACATGGAATCGGCAATCGAAGAACCTCTGGGTATGGGCGGCGTCTTTTTGGGAAGCAACGAATGGCAGGGAGGCCTCCGGGACATGCGGGTCTATTCACGAGGAACAAAACATTCCAGAATCCATACGGAAATCGCAGAAACAATCAGGAAAATCGAATCGACGGTTTTTAAGATGCATAAGATTTAA